The following proteins are co-located in the bacterium genome:
- a CDS encoding CHRD domain-containing protein, which translates to MRRSVRAMVTAGLVLAAASAGASEHVLRINSLLSLSVQNNAAICATANCLQREIRLPVTIDFAAGKIVIDARNPVNQNNVPVPPGGPGGILFSTQAGPAEVRFAEPCLNPDGCPRGIPIYEGTIDGDGNIRFPSLGMDFEVFGALPIIKFRAPMGTGRSIDLSDPNSIAEGVPLDFATGRVVLAGIQLTNAPVVGSVLQHNRITGFIEPPPTPPIAGRALLGCQKAIQQKGAVFLKAKEVALARCVDVLVACQLAAETGVPQAGCIERAKSSCDRELGRMDVYEATLAKNVARGCFLVGQPNLLAPVLGLNFGSNKAHCDSLGINTTTKEGTLACVQRLLACSTEQIVARLRPRASEVLAANGYGQFVHPNGCLPHPFVPGDAAGHDRTAVTACQRALDKEGAKYVVNKQKALQRCADAWVTCRALSETDGLDGVKLAACESKAQKACDGASAVIAKGEAARAAKTHKACDGLDAASIPALARGLGFENLGSLCAAIGRPLSSVDALVGCLGHSLDCTTEALIRKLEPRAAEVLATVQIDGLPGTTKFPCLLPTCGDGFVDAGEGCDALFRNDPLCNPDCTKIVCGDGKKEGTEECDDGNTANNDGCDSTCHLEPFVCGDGKIDPNEVCDGGNTSAGDGCSADCRSNETCGNGVVDTIRGEVCDDGGFDYVATLSGGAETPPVTTSATGSAILVLNPDNSLFYNVTTNALTGGTAAHIHQGAAGVAGPIVFTLNGGPTTWVGTTPPLSLAEVNLMKRGQYYVNVHTLTNPGGELRGQIGFAPPLGGDGCSADCRSNETCGNGVIDAVNGESCDDGGTTPGDGCDEQCRVEECSFAGSVTPLGGRTFSLTPATSGFFNSIIGPGTPVGTMSMPGGPMTLVAGTPDQDGVVPISLAADTIVEIKIPLNNQTQCFRFTTNSTGKLYCCGGHAVDMSNTRDSNTGGRPTSGGGADGPAVVLSGIGTGGPGDLLMSFNVRQTTGNINLNCLTATYPTASSTQIWTTGNATARVVRPAQGGSLFEFNATGVPFSCEEWTTEDGPGSFVNADTALNAAPGLDAGNVRKMTD; encoded by the coding sequence ATGCGCCGCAGCGTGCGCGCGATGGTCACGGCCGGACTGGTCCTTGCGGCGGCGTCCGCCGGCGCGAGCGAGCACGTCCTTCGCATCAACTCCCTTCTGTCGCTCTCGGTCCAGAACAACGCCGCCATATGCGCGACGGCGAACTGTCTGCAGCGCGAGATCCGCCTGCCGGTGACGATCGACTTCGCCGCCGGGAAGATCGTCATCGACGCGCGCAATCCGGTGAACCAGAACAACGTCCCCGTGCCCCCCGGCGGTCCCGGCGGCATCCTGTTCTCGACCCAGGCTGGCCCCGCCGAGGTGCGCTTCGCCGAGCCGTGTCTGAACCCCGACGGCTGTCCACGCGGCATTCCGATCTACGAAGGCACGATCGACGGCGACGGCAACATCCGCTTCCCGAGCCTCGGGATGGACTTCGAGGTCTTCGGGGCGTTGCCGATCATCAAGTTCCGCGCGCCGATGGGGACGGGACGCTCGATCGACCTGTCCGATCCCAACAGCATCGCCGAGGGTGTGCCGCTCGATTTCGCCACCGGCCGGGTGGTGCTCGCCGGCATCCAGCTGACCAACGCGCCCGTGGTCGGCTCGGTCCTGCAGCACAATCGCATCACCGGCTTCATCGAGCCGCCGCCGACGCCGCCGATCGCCGGGCGGGCGCTGCTCGGGTGCCAGAAGGCGATCCAGCAGAAGGGGGCGGTGTTCCTGAAGGCGAAGGAGGTGGCGCTGGCGCGGTGCGTGGACGTGTTGGTCGCGTGTCAGCTCGCGGCCGAGACCGGCGTGCCGCAAGCCGGCTGCATCGAGCGCGCGAAGAGCTCGTGCGACCGCGAGCTCGGACGCATGGACGTCTACGAGGCCACCCTGGCGAAGAACGTCGCCCGCGGCTGCTTCCTGGTGGGACAGCCGAACCTGCTGGCGCCGGTGCTCGGGCTCAATTTCGGCAGCAACAAGGCGCATTGCGACTCGCTCGGCATCAACACGACCACCAAGGAGGGCACGCTGGCGTGCGTGCAGCGGCTGCTCGCCTGCTCGACCGAGCAGATCGTCGCGCGCCTCCGGCCGCGCGCCAGCGAGGTGCTCGCCGCGAACGGCTACGGGCAGTTCGTGCATCCGAACGGATGTCTGCCGCACCCGTTCGTGCCGGGAGACGCCGCGGGGCATGACCGGACCGCGGTCACCGCCTGCCAGCGGGCCCTCGACAAGGAGGGCGCCAAGTACGTCGTCAACAAGCAGAAGGCGTTGCAGCGATGTGCCGACGCCTGGGTCACGTGTCGCGCCCTCTCCGAGACCGACGGTCTCGACGGCGTGAAGCTCGCCGCCTGCGAGAGCAAGGCGCAGAAGGCGTGCGACGGCGCTTCCGCGGTCATCGCCAAGGGGGAGGCCGCGCGCGCGGCCAAGACGCACAAGGCCTGTGACGGCCTCGATGCGGCGAGCATCCCGGCCCTGGCACGCGGTCTGGGCTTCGAGAATCTGGGCAGCCTGTGTGCCGCCATCGGCCGTCCCCTGAGCAGCGTCGACGCGCTCGTCGGCTGTCTCGGGCACAGCCTCGACTGCACCACCGAGGCCCTGATCCGAAAGCTCGAGCCGCGTGCGGCCGAGGTGTTGGCCACGGTCCAGATCGACGGCCTGCCCGGGACGACGAAGTTCCCGTGCCTGCTCCCCACCTGCGGTGACGGCTTCGTCGACGCCGGCGAGGGCTGCGACGCACTCTTCCGCAACGATCCGCTGTGCAACCCGGATTGCACCAAGATCGTGTGCGGTGACGGCAAGAAAGAGGGAACGGAGGAGTGCGACGACGGCAACACGGCCAACAACGACGGCTGTGACTCGACCTGTCACCTCGAGCCCTTCGTCTGCGGCGACGGCAAGATCGACCCGAACGAGGTCTGCGACGGAGGCAACACGTCGGCCGGGGACGGGTGCAGCGCGGACTGCCGCTCGAACGAGACCTGCGGCAACGGCGTGGTCGACACGATCCGCGGGGAGGTCTGCGACGACGGCGGGTTCGACTACGTCGCGACGCTCTCCGGCGGCGCCGAGACGCCGCCGGTGACGACCTCGGCGACCGGCTCGGCGATCCTCGTCCTCAACCCGGACAACTCGCTCTTCTACAACGTGACGACGAACGCCCTGACGGGCGGGACCGCGGCCCACATCCATCAGGGCGCGGCCGGCGTCGCCGGACCCATCGTCTTCACGCTGAACGGCGGACCGACGACCTGGGTCGGTACCACGCCGCCGCTGTCGCTGGCCGAGGTCAACCTGATGAAGCGCGGCCAGTACTACGTCAACGTCCACACCCTGACGAATCCGGGCGGCGAGCTGCGGGGGCAGATCGGCTTCGCGCCGCCGCTCGGCGGTGACGGTTGCAGCGCCGACTGCCGTTCGAACGAGACCTGCGGCAACGGCGTCATCGACGCCGTCAACGGCGAGAGCTGCGACGACGGCGGGACCACGCCGGGTGACGGCTGCGACGAGCAGTGCCGGGTCGAGGAGTGCAGCTTCGCCGGCAGCGTCACGCCGCTCGGCGGACGCACGTTCAGCCTCACGCCCGCCACCAGCGGGTTCTTCAACTCGATCATCGGTCCGGGAACGCCGGTCGGAACCATGAGCATGCCGGGCGGGCCGATGACGCTGGTCGCGGGGACACCGGATCAGGACGGCGTCGTGCCGATCTCCCTCGCGGCCGACACCATCGTGGAGATCAAGATTCCCCTCAACAACCAGACCCAGTGCTTCCGCTTCACGACCAACAGCACCGGGAAGCTCTACTGCTGCGGGGGCCACGCGGTCGACATGAGCAATACGCGCGACAGCAACACCGGCGGCCGGCCGACCAGCGGAGGCGGAGCGGATGGACCTGCCGTCGTGCTCTCGGGCATCGGCACGGGCGGTCCGGGCGATCTCCTGATGTCGTTCAACGTTCGCCAGACGACGGGGAACATCAACCTCAACTGCCTGACGGCCACGTATCCGACCGCATCGTCCACGCAGATATGGACGACCGGGAACGCCACGGCGCGGGTCGTTCGTCCCGCCCAGGGCGGCAGCCTGTTCGAGTTCAACGCCACCGGCGTTCCCTTCAGCTGCGAGGAGTGGACCACCGAGGACGGCCCCGGCAGCTTCGTCAACGCCGACACCGCCCTCAACGCCGCGCCGGGTCTCGACGCGGGGAATGTGCGGAAGATGACGGATTGA